A genomic region of Parambassis ranga chromosome 7, fParRan2.1, whole genome shotgun sequence contains the following coding sequences:
- the LOC114437974 gene encoding isocitrate dehydrogenase [NAD] subunit gamma, mitochondrial-like isoform X1, with the protein MTARSVRSLSGALKPLFSHRLLKVYGAATCQRHKSSYTTIPPPAQYGGRHTVTLIPGDGIGPELAKHVRELFRFCCVPVDFEIVTVDSTMESEDDIDNAIMAIRRNGVALKGNIETNHNLPPSYKSRNNLLRTSLDLYANVMHCQSLPGVRTRHRNIDIMIIRENTEGEYSSLEHENVPGVVECLKIITRPKSLRIADYAFRTAREKGRRRVTAVHKANIMKLGDGLFLECCKEVASGYPEITFDSMIVDNTTMQLVSRPQQFDVMVMPNLYGNVVSNVCAGLVGGPGLVPGANYGVDYALFETGTRNTGKSIANRNIANPTAMLLASCLLLDHLKLHAYAQMIRRAILSTVTETRLHTADLGGKGSTSEVVQSIMNAVQSTGPYTLSI; encoded by the exons ATGACAGCCCGCTCCGTGCGCTCTCTGTCCGGAGCTCTGAAGCCGCTGTTCAGCCACCGGTTGCTGAAG GTTTATGGTGCagctacatgtcagagacacaagTCCTCATACACT ACCATA cCTCCTCCTGCACAGTATGGAGGCCGACACACGGTGACTCTGATTCCTGGAGACGGCATCGGACCAGAGCTGGCCAAGCATGTGCGTGAACTATTCCG GTTCTGCTGTGTGCCAGTGGACTTTGAAATTGTCACCGTGGACTCGACAATGGAATCAGAAGACGACATCGATAACGCTATAATGGCTATCAGACGCAATGGAGTCGCCCTCAAAG gAAATATTGAAACTAACCACAACCTGCCGCCGTCCTATAAGTCCAGAAACAACTTGCTCCG CACCTCTCTGGATCTGTACGCCAACGTGATGCACTGCCAGTCACTGCCAGGAGTTCGGACACGGCACAGGAACATCGACATCATGATCATCAGGGAGAACACGGAGGGGGAGTACAGCAGCCTGGAGCATGAG AACGTTCCGGGCGTCGTCGAATGTCTCAAGATCATTACCAGGCCGAAATCTTTACGCATCGCTGACTACGCCTTCAGAACGGCTCGAGAGAAAGGACGCAGACGAGTCACCGCTGTGCACAAAGCAAACATCAT GAAGTTGGGTGATGGACTCTTCCTGGAGTGTTGTAAAGAGGTCGCCAGCGGTTACCCTGAAATCACCTTTGACAGCATGATTGTGGACAACACCACTATGCAG ctGGTTTCCAGGCCGCAGCAGTTTGATGTGATGGTCATGCCCAACCTGTATGGTAATGTTGTGAGCAATGTGTGTGCCGGTTTGGTTGGTGGACCAGGCCTGGTGCCAGGAGCCAACTATGGAGTGGACTACGCTCTGTTTGAGACG GGCACCAGGAACACCGGGAAGAGCATAGCTAACCGCAACATAGCCAACCCCACGGCTATGCTGCTGGCCTCCTGCCTGCTGCTGGATCACCTGAAGCTCCACGCCTACGCCCAAATGATCCGCAGAGCCATCCTCTCCACGGTCACTGAGACTCGG cTGCACACTGCTGACCTGGGAGGCAAGGGCTCCACGTCTGAAGTGGTCCAGTCCATCATGAATGCTGTGCAGAGCACTGGGCCTTACACACTGAGCATCTAG
- the LOC114437974 gene encoding isocitrate dehydrogenase [NAD] subunit gamma, mitochondrial-like isoform X3, which produces MFCCVPVDFEIVTVDSTMESEDDIDNAIMAIRRNGVALKGNIETNHNLPPSYKSRNNLLRTSLDLYANVMHCQSLPGVRTRHRNIDIMIIRENTEGEYSSLEHENVPGVVECLKIITRPKSLRIADYAFRTAREKGRRRVTAVHKANIMKLGDGLFLECCKEVASGYPEITFDSMIVDNTTMQLVSRPQQFDVMVMPNLYGNVVSNVCAGLVGGPGLVPGANYGVDYALFETGTRNTGKSIANRNIANPTAMLLASCLLLDHLKLHAYAQMIRRAILSTVTETRLHTADLGGKGSTSEVVQSIMNAVQSTGPYTLSI; this is translated from the exons AT GTTCTGCTGTGTGCCAGTGGACTTTGAAATTGTCACCGTGGACTCGACAATGGAATCAGAAGACGACATCGATAACGCTATAATGGCTATCAGACGCAATGGAGTCGCCCTCAAAG gAAATATTGAAACTAACCACAACCTGCCGCCGTCCTATAAGTCCAGAAACAACTTGCTCCG CACCTCTCTGGATCTGTACGCCAACGTGATGCACTGCCAGTCACTGCCAGGAGTTCGGACACGGCACAGGAACATCGACATCATGATCATCAGGGAGAACACGGAGGGGGAGTACAGCAGCCTGGAGCATGAG AACGTTCCGGGCGTCGTCGAATGTCTCAAGATCATTACCAGGCCGAAATCTTTACGCATCGCTGACTACGCCTTCAGAACGGCTCGAGAGAAAGGACGCAGACGAGTCACCGCTGTGCACAAAGCAAACATCAT GAAGTTGGGTGATGGACTCTTCCTGGAGTGTTGTAAAGAGGTCGCCAGCGGTTACCCTGAAATCACCTTTGACAGCATGATTGTGGACAACACCACTATGCAG ctGGTTTCCAGGCCGCAGCAGTTTGATGTGATGGTCATGCCCAACCTGTATGGTAATGTTGTGAGCAATGTGTGTGCCGGTTTGGTTGGTGGACCAGGCCTGGTGCCAGGAGCCAACTATGGAGTGGACTACGCTCTGTTTGAGACG GGCACCAGGAACACCGGGAAGAGCATAGCTAACCGCAACATAGCCAACCCCACGGCTATGCTGCTGGCCTCCTGCCTGCTGCTGGATCACCTGAAGCTCCACGCCTACGCCCAAATGATCCGCAGAGCCATCCTCTCCACGGTCACTGAGACTCGG cTGCACACTGCTGACCTGGGAGGCAAGGGCTCCACGTCTGAAGTGGTCCAGTCCATCATGAATGCTGTGCAGAGCACTGGGCCTTACACACTGAGCATCTAG
- the LOC114437974 gene encoding isocitrate dehydrogenase [NAD] subunit gamma, mitochondrial-like isoform X2, producing the protein MTARSVRSLSGALKPLFSHRLLKVYGAATCQRHKSSYTPPPAQYGGRHTVTLIPGDGIGPELAKHVRELFRFCCVPVDFEIVTVDSTMESEDDIDNAIMAIRRNGVALKGNIETNHNLPPSYKSRNNLLRTSLDLYANVMHCQSLPGVRTRHRNIDIMIIRENTEGEYSSLEHENVPGVVECLKIITRPKSLRIADYAFRTAREKGRRRVTAVHKANIMKLGDGLFLECCKEVASGYPEITFDSMIVDNTTMQLVSRPQQFDVMVMPNLYGNVVSNVCAGLVGGPGLVPGANYGVDYALFETGTRNTGKSIANRNIANPTAMLLASCLLLDHLKLHAYAQMIRRAILSTVTETRLHTADLGGKGSTSEVVQSIMNAVQSTGPYTLSI; encoded by the exons ATGACAGCCCGCTCCGTGCGCTCTCTGTCCGGAGCTCTGAAGCCGCTGTTCAGCCACCGGTTGCTGAAG GTTTATGGTGCagctacatgtcagagacacaagTCCTCATACACT cCTCCTCCTGCACAGTATGGAGGCCGACACACGGTGACTCTGATTCCTGGAGACGGCATCGGACCAGAGCTGGCCAAGCATGTGCGTGAACTATTCCG GTTCTGCTGTGTGCCAGTGGACTTTGAAATTGTCACCGTGGACTCGACAATGGAATCAGAAGACGACATCGATAACGCTATAATGGCTATCAGACGCAATGGAGTCGCCCTCAAAG gAAATATTGAAACTAACCACAACCTGCCGCCGTCCTATAAGTCCAGAAACAACTTGCTCCG CACCTCTCTGGATCTGTACGCCAACGTGATGCACTGCCAGTCACTGCCAGGAGTTCGGACACGGCACAGGAACATCGACATCATGATCATCAGGGAGAACACGGAGGGGGAGTACAGCAGCCTGGAGCATGAG AACGTTCCGGGCGTCGTCGAATGTCTCAAGATCATTACCAGGCCGAAATCTTTACGCATCGCTGACTACGCCTTCAGAACGGCTCGAGAGAAAGGACGCAGACGAGTCACCGCTGTGCACAAAGCAAACATCAT GAAGTTGGGTGATGGACTCTTCCTGGAGTGTTGTAAAGAGGTCGCCAGCGGTTACCCTGAAATCACCTTTGACAGCATGATTGTGGACAACACCACTATGCAG ctGGTTTCCAGGCCGCAGCAGTTTGATGTGATGGTCATGCCCAACCTGTATGGTAATGTTGTGAGCAATGTGTGTGCCGGTTTGGTTGGTGGACCAGGCCTGGTGCCAGGAGCCAACTATGGAGTGGACTACGCTCTGTTTGAGACG GGCACCAGGAACACCGGGAAGAGCATAGCTAACCGCAACATAGCCAACCCCACGGCTATGCTGCTGGCCTCCTGCCTGCTGCTGGATCACCTGAAGCTCCACGCCTACGCCCAAATGATCCGCAGAGCCATCCTCTCCACGGTCACTGAGACTCGG cTGCACACTGCTGACCTGGGAGGCAAGGGCTCCACGTCTGAAGTGGTCCAGTCCATCATGAATGCTGTGCAGAGCACTGGGCCTTACACACTGAGCATCTAG